GCCTTTAGCTCGCCGTTACGCTATTGGCGTTAGTTAGCTCAATGCTAATCCTGTGTTTTCAAGGTGTGAGCCGTCGGGCTGTTTATGGCGATACGCGTGATAtaaactgtgtttttattaCGTGGAAAGCTGCGTGGGGTTCTCACGAAGATGTGTCTTTAACGTTAAAAACGGTCTTTAACTGACGCGGGAGTTCAATGTGGAGCCGGACACCGGTTGCCGTCGGTGTTACGAGCAGTTAGGTTACCCGGAGAATCCTGTGACCTCCCGGGGCTTCAGCCTCAATTCATCTGGAAGTATTACAGGAAGTACACAGTCCATGTACTTGTACTTTGTTCTTTACTTGAATATATCTGATGATTTTATAAACTTCTCCACTACATATCAACGGTAACTATTGTACTtattactgtactacatctcagaggtacatgttgtacttgttattgtactacatctcagaggtacatgttgtacttattactgtactacatctcagaggtacatgtagtacttattactgtactacatctcagaggtacatgtagtacttgttattgtactacatctcagaggtacatgttgtacttgttattgtactacatctcagaggtacatgttgtacttgttattgtactacatctcagaggtacatgtagtacttgttattgtactacatctcagaggtacatgtagtacttgttattgtactacatctcagaggtacatgttgtacttgttattgtattacatctcagaggtacatgttgtacttgttattgtactacatctcagaggtacatgttgtacttgttattgtattacatctcagaggtacatgtagtacttgttattgtactacatctcagaggtacatgttgtacttgttattgtactacatctcagaggtacatgttgtacttgttattgtactacatctcagaggtacatgtagtacttgttattgtactacatctcagaggtacatgttgtacttgttattgtactacatctcagaggtacatgttgtacttgttattgtactacatctcagaggtacatgttgtacttgttattgtactacatctcagaggtacatgttgtacttgttattgtactacatctcagaggtacatgttgtacttgttattgtactacatctcagaggtacatgtagtacttgttattgtactacatctcagaggtacatgttgtacttgttattgtactacatctcagaggtacatgttgtacttgttattgtattacatctcagaggtacatgtagtacttgttattgtactacatctcagaggtacatgttgtacttgttattgtactacatctcagaggtacatgtagtacttgttattgtattacatctcagaggtacatgtagtacttgttattgtactacatctcagaggtacatgttgtacttgttattgtactacatctcagaggtacatgtagtacttgttattgtactacatctcagaggtacatgttgtacttgttattgtactacatctcagaggtacatgttgtacttgttattgtactacatctcagaggtacatgttgtacttgttattgtactacatctcagcggtacatgttgtacttgttattgtactacatctcagaggtacatgtagtacttgttattgtactacatctcagaggtacatgtagtacttgttattgtactacatctcagaggtacatgttgtacttgttattgtactacatctcagaggtacatgttgtacttgttattgtactacatctcagaggtacatgttgtacttgttattgtactacatctcagaggtacatgttgtacttgttattgtattacatctcagaggtacatgtagtacttgttattgtactacatctcagaggtacatgttgtacttgttattgtattacatctcagaggtacatgtagtacttgttattgtactacatctcagaggtacatgtagtacttgttattgtactacatctcagaggtacatgtagtacttgttattgtactacatctcagaggtacatgtagtacttgttattgtactacatctcagaggtacatgtagtacttgttattgtactacatctcagaggtacatgtagtacttgttattgtactacatctcagaggtacatgttgtacttgttattgtactacatctcagaggtacatgtagtacttgttattgtactacatctcagaggtacatgtagtacttgttattgtactacatctcagaggtacatgttgtacttgttattgtactacatctcagaggtacatgtagtacttgttattgtactacatctcagaggtacatgttgtacttgttattgtattacatctcagaggtacatgtagtacttgttattgtactacatctcagaggtacatgtagtacttgttattgtactacatctcagaggtacatgtagtacttgttattgtactGGTTGTaccaggtgtgttttcagtgagCTTCCTCATTCCCAACTAATACTTATGGGCTCAGTACACAGAAAGTACCTCTGACTCAGAGGCAGCTGTGGCGGCCGGTTGGTTTTCATAACTTCATCACCAAGCCGTTTGACTTTGGGCTGAATGTCGAAGGCGACGCTCGTCATGCAGGAGACTCGGCTGCTTCTGTTTGAAGTTATTTTTAACCTGAAGTATGACCCATTTCCCCTCATGAGATAAGATAATAATCCTGGTGTTGGTCCTGCAGTGGGGAATGTGCAGCTAGTGCAAAGAGTAAAAAGAACAAATCTAAACGTAAATAAGGTGTAATTAACTGGAGTATTATATATTCAGACAGAATATGGTGACTGTCTGTTTTattaacaaaacacacaatcaTTAACCACGTCGGTGATTATACAGAACTAAAGGAGCCGCGCTGAGGAGGACGACGTGATTTAAAGTGACATTTTACCCAGAAGCCCTTGCTTCAGTGCGTGTTGCCTGATCATGTGACGCCGCGTGACGACCACAGAGCGGCCGCCGCCGCTCACTGAGCCCCAGAAGTTCCTCTTCTCGCTTGTTGACATCTTTGGAAACAACGAGActaactttatatttatatttatgttcatcACCGGAGACATGACACTGTGATGAAGATTTTAAAAACAAGTCTTTATGGGGATAGATAcctaaatactttattaatcccgaaaGGGCAAATATTTCCACTACAGAAGTAATTTGTACATGCACACaattaaatatttacaaaaatgcacactatatacaaataataataaaatgcagtatatatatatatattgcatttttattattattcttatcataataataagaatacaaatgcacaatatatacaaacaataataataaaaatgcaatatatatatatatatatatatatatactaataataagaatacaaatgcacaatatatacaaataataataaaaatgtacaatatatacaaataatagaatggtaagaaaaatatatacaaagaaaataatacaaaaaaaatacactatatacaaataagaaaaatgcaaaatatatacaaagaatagatactaataataatattaaatcacTTAACTAAACTAGTGCAGCGACGCAGTGAACAACCAGACGTTGCTGAGAGGCCGATCCTCATGGTTACTGTGACTGACGTCCGCTCTGCTGCTCGTATTAGAGTTATTAGAGTTATTAGATATTAGGCTGCAAGGAGAGGTTTGTAATAACCagtcatgtctgtgtgtctccaggaGTCGTGGGGCGTTCAGGGCCCTCTGCTCCGGTCCAGCATGGACAGCTTCTTCAAGGCCGCCGTGTGTGACCTTGACAAGCTGCTGGACGACTTTGAGCTCAATACGGGTAAGAAACCAACGTCGAGACACGGCGGCTGTTTTGGACCCGTCGGCGTTTTGTCTGTCGGACGGCGGGAaaagttaaaagaaaaaacGATAATCTGCCATTTCTCCAGAGCTCATGTTGACATTTCGGAGATCGAAAAGAAAGAGATATTAATTTACGAGAAAAGCGTCGAGAAACTGGAAAATTAATGATGATGAAAATAGTTTCATGCGACCCATTTCCCCCCCGAGAAGAGATATGATGACGACCCTTTGtttacagtttattttattcttgtgacCTGAATTCTTTTCTGCTGTTGAATTTAACTTGAATTCAGATTTCTGTTGAttaaatatttctatatttatatgaaCTTATATGAAATATGTGGCAGAACATTGAGTCTAATATAATTAACTTGGTGTGTTGTTCCCTCTgagcgtgtgttgttgttgttgtttttgtttcagaggaacagGAACACAGGTCAGTGTCCCTGAAGCCGTCCGTGTACCCGTTCTCCCCTCTGGCCGCCGGCGCCCCGCCGCCCCTCCCCGACCTCAACGCCCTCCATCACGGTTCCGCCGCCGGCTGCCCTGACGaccgagaggtcagaggtcagccccTCACGGCGGTGGACCGCCGGCCGGCCGCGAGCTCGGCGCCGCCGTGTCCCGACCGAGCGCTGAAGCCCGTGTGCGACCTGGTGAACGACACCGGCGCCGACGGCCACGACGCCTTCGGAGAGCTCGACATGGCGGAGAAGCagatgacggaggaggaggaagaggaggaggaggaagacgctcTGCTGGTGGACTTTGACGGCCCCGTGGTCACCGGGGAGGAGCGACGGGACGCCGAGGAGCGGAGCGGCGCCGAGGAgcggagcggcggcggctccgCCTCGCTCAGCCTGCTGGACGTCATCCTGCCCGCCGCCGTGGAGCGGAGCGCCGCGTccagggaggaggcggagtcaccGCGGACCGACgagatagaggagaggaactgtGAGGAGGCGCCGGCGGCGTGCACGGACCAAGTGGTCGAGTCTTTAGACCCGGAGGCCCCGCTGTcgaaagaaacaacaacaacaacaacctcggCGAACGCAGAGTTGCAAGTCgcctctgatgaagaggaggcggagtcctCCGCGGTGTTGAAGGCGTGCCTTCCCATCGCCGTGTCCATGTGTCGAGCGCTGGTGAACGCGGCGACcacagaggaggcggagccacgtGACGAGGCGGGGGCCGACTCCGCCCCGGGAGCCGGGTCCCGTTTGGAGGACCCCGCGGTGGACTCGCCCCGGCATCTCGCCCTCGaaccggccgccgccgccgtagaCCACGCCCCCCGCGACCGCACGGAGCCCGGCCCGGTCGACCCCCCCGAGTTCGGCTTCGAGTACCTGCCCGAGAGCGACCGGGCCGAGCTGCTGGTCACGGACGAGGAGCTGGACGCGTTCCTGCGGGCGCACGGCGAGGCGGAGCAGCGGGGCGGCGCCGAGAGTCTCCCGGAGGCCGACGGACACCCGGAGGGCCGGCTCGCGGCCGAGGAGCCGCGGCGCCGCGGCGGAGGGCGAGTCGAGGATCCGGAGAGCGACGGGACCGCGTGCTCCCCGGCGGAGGGCGGCGGCGACCCCGGAGCGCCGCCGCGGGACGCCGGCCGAGGAGAGGCGGACCTCGACCGCTCCGCCGCCGGCAACTCTCTCCGGCGCCCCGATCGGCCGCCCTCCTCCTACGGCGGCGCCAGACCCAAACGGCTCCAATGCCAAACCGCCAGGTCCCCACCGGCGGGGGAGGAAGAcgcggaggacgaggaggacgctTCCCCCTCGAGTCTCACGGGGGAGCGGCCCAACATCAGGGACCTGAGCCCCATGTGCGCCTCGCAGGAGCCCCGGGAGTCCAGCTTCGGCTACGACGAGCTCTCGGAGCCCCCGCCGTACCCCGGGGGGTCGCCCGCCGACGACGCCGGGCCGGtgaactggaggagggaggaaggggaggagctggGGAGCCGCCAGCCCGCCTGGGTGCCCGACGCCGAGGCGCCCAACTGCATGAACTGCTACCAGAGATTCACCTTCACCAAGAGGAGGCACCACTGTCGGGCCTGTGGGAAGGTAcggctgcactctctctctcctgaccaccagggggcgactctggttgtatagaagtatcaaGGCTTCCTCAATGATTTGGAGCCTTTTACCAGGCGTGAgcctaaaggtcaaaggtcatctgtGTGTTCTGGAATTAGTCCAATAAATGGATTACACGACCAAATCTCGCTCATAGCCGAGAGCATGAGTCAGCACTTCTCCCCCATCATTagagactgttgttgttgttgttattatattGTGCTCTCCTCTCAGGTGTACTGTGCCGTGTGCTGCAGCAGGAGGTGCAAGCTGCAGTACCTGGAGAAGGAGGCGCGCGTGTGCGTCGTCTGCTTCGACACCATCCACCGAGGTAGGAGATGTGAGAGATGTCTTAGTGTgaaggacggggggggggctgctgaacGACAGCGtcttgttgggggggggggggggggagagagagagagagagagttctggaAGCAACCACTCAGGTCTGTCCTGTTTTCAAGAACCTTAAATCCTTCATGCAGCCGTTGGCTGAAGGTCCTCTAGCTCCGCCTCCTTacagacctcctcctctgataggaggacaaaaacaacacactagacatgagagagagattaCAATGAAGGGATTTATTAATATCACGATGTTGTGGAGATCACGGAGGACCTGACCCCGAGGCGAACCGTCCTCTGGGGCCCGGGGCCCTCCAGAGAGCCTGACCCCGTGCCCCGCCCCCTGCAGCCCAGGCCCTGGAGCGCATGATGAGTCCCGCCGGTCCCAGTCCCAACCCCAACGTGCCCTCTGAGTACTGCAGCACCATCCCCCCCCTGCAGCAGGCCCGGGCCGCCGGCACGCTCAACTCCCCGCCGCCCACCGTCATGGTGCCCGTGTCCGTCCTCAAGCACCCGCACGCCGACGGTACGGGGCACAgtctcactgctgctgctgttgttgttgttgatgagccCCTGaaggaccgtgtgtgtgtcagcaggctGTCCTCGGGAACAGAAGCGCGTGTGGTTCGCTGACGGCATCTTGCCCAATGGGGAGGTGGCGGACACCGCCAAGCTGTCGGTGGCGAGCCGCCGCGGCTCCGGCTCTCCTGACCAATCGGTGAGCGGCTTCCTCCACACAACTTAATAAtaggcctatatatatatatatatttctttatttacatatacttatttttatgtacttattaatataaatgtattaatatatatttacatatatatatacatttataaatgtatttatttatttatatatacatatatacacatttatttatatatatacatttataaatgtatttatatatatatatagctatatatataaataaatgtctaaatttatatatatagctttatatatacaggactgtctcagaaaattagaatattgtgatgaagttctttattttctgtaatgcaattaaaaaaacaaaaatgtcatgcattctggattcattacaaatcaactgaaatattgcaagccttttattcttttaatattgctgattatggcttacagcttaagaaaactctaaaatcctatctcataaaattttaatatttcctcagaccaagtaaaaaaaaagatttataacagctgagtgtttgtcaaggctcaggaaacccttgcaggtgtttcgagttaattagacaattcaagtgatttgtttaataccctactagtatactttttcatgatattctaatatttagagataggatatttgagttttcttaagctgtaagccataatcagcaatattaaaagattaaaaggcttgcaatatttcagttgatttgtaatgaatccagaatgcatgacatttttgtttttttaattgcattgcagaaaataaagaacttcatcacaatattctaattgtctgagacagtcctgtatatatataaaaatttatatatatatatcggccCATTATTAATACATAACATTTGAACAAAAGAACaattttaataatatatgtatgtgtatgtatgtatatatatattatagtatagtttGAGGAGACGGTAGATAAAGGCTTCAGTCCCCCCCCCAGAAAGGTAAAGaggttaatatatattaaatatatacacttacTCTGACTAATGAAGTACTTTATTATCCTTTAAATactctcttcctctgcttcatGGATTCTGAATATTAAAGTATTACAGACAGTAAAATAACCACGGAGGTATAATAACACCTTGTTTCAgccggaggtggaggtggaggtggaggtgggcggCTCCTCGGCCCCCGATGGGTCGGTGGAGGTGGTGCGCCCCCCTCTGTCCGGCCCCTGGGACTACGCCCTGCTCTGTGGGGTCGGGACCTGTGTGACGAGGGTCCCCAGCCTGCTGCCCGACAACGAGGGAGACCTCCCCCCTCTGCTCATCGCCACGGGGGAGGACgaggggggaggtgtgtgtctgtttatgtgtttatgtgtttgtgtttatgttcaTCCTCCTTTTAGACGTCCAGACGTGAACTCGTCTGCAGATTTAAGCGTTGCTCTTCTGGCTGAATATCCATATTTTGtattagtttattttgaaagtttttaaattttttatttaatcttgATTCATTTGTTAGTTTTCAGAGtgagttattttttatttagtttctcagaaatatattcatatatatattatatatatatattattgtataatacatatatatatatatattaaaacaattacaaacatagatatttatattttatttctaatattttatatatatacaggactgtctcagaaaattagaatattgtgataaagttctttattttctgtaatgcaattaaaaaaacaaaaatgtcatgcattctggattcattacaaatcaactgaaatattgcaagttttattctgatttattgctgattatggcttacagcttaagaaaactctaaaatcctatctcataaaatttgaatatttcctcagaccaagtaaaaaaaaagatttataacagcaaaacaaaatcaaacatttgaaaatgtgtttccaggtgtttcgagttaattagacgattcaagtgatttgtttaataccctactagtatactttttcatgatattctaatatttagagataggatatttgagttttcttaagctgtaagccataatcagcaatattaaaagaataaaaggcttgcaatatttcagttgatttgtaatgaatccagaatgcatgacattttggtttttttaattgcattacagaaaataaagaactttatcacaatattctaattttctgagacagtcctgtatttataTTCCTCTTTCACTTCCACTGAGATGAAAGTTCATCACCTGCAATTTCATCCTGATTAGTCTGTTTCTTATttgttaaaaacatttaataaaatagaGCCACCTGCTGGTGTGTTCTGGGGATATAATTAGTTGACTTCATAAAACGGGCAGCGTGCTTCTCTGACTGCATCATTAAATGGATCACTCGTAAGAGGAGGTGACATCCATctctgatgcattctgggagagAAACACTTAGAGAATCACATCAGTGAGGCTGACCTGGGATCTGCTGTTCTCTGCAGACCTCCTGGTGGAggaaagccccgccccctgccagATCCTGCAcctcctggaggagggaggCCCTCGCCCGCTGACCTTCGTTCTGAACGCCAACCTGCTGGTCAACGTCAAGCTGGTGACCTGTGAGTGAGACATGGCCGCTTCAACACCGTCCAGCCGGCTGTCCATCATGTTgactgactcccccccccccctctctcccccccagaCCTCGGTCGTCAGTGCTGGTGCTTCGGCTCCAGCGGCCTCCAGGCTCTGGGTCAGCGTGAGCTGGTGTTCCTGTTGGAGTGTTTACCTGAAGAGAAGACGCTCCCCAGAGATCTGTTCACGCTCTACCTCAACATCTACCAGGAGGCGCAGAAAGGTAGaggccccccctctctcctcctctctcccactcataacccctgtcctctccctctctccccctcataacccctgtcctcctcctctctccccctcataacccctgtcctcctcctctctccccctcataacccctgtcctctccctctctccccctcataacccctgtcctcctcctctctccctcataaccctgtcctctctccccctcataactcctgtcctctccctctctccccctcataacccctgtcccctctctcctctctccccctcataacccctgtcctctccctctctccccctcataacccctgtcctctctcccactcataacccctgtcctctcgctctctccccctcataacccctgtcctctccctctctccccctcataacccctgtcctcctcctctctccccctcataacccctgtcctctccctctctccccctcataacccctgtcctctccctctctcatcctcataacccctgtcctcctcctctctccccctcataacccctgtcctcctcctctctccccctcataacccctgtcctctcctctctccccctcataacccctgtcctctccctctctcctcctcataacccctgtcctctctccccctcataacccctgtcctccctctcctcctcataacccctgtcctctctccccctcataacccctgtcctctccctctctcctcctcataacccctgtcctctccctctctccccctcataacccctgtcctctccctctctcctcctcataacccctgtcctctctcctcctcataacccctgtcctctctccccctcataacccctgtcctctccctctctcctcctcataacccctgtcctctctcctcctcataacccctgtcctctccctctctcctcctcataacccctgtcctctctccctctctcatcctcataacccctgtcctctccctctctcctcctcataacccctgtcctctctccctctctccccctcataactcctgtcctctccctctctcctcctcataacccctgtcctctctccccctcataacccctgtcctctccctctctcctcctcataacccctgtcctctctccccctcataacccctgtcctctccctctctcatcctcataacccctgtcctctctccctctctccccctcataacccctgtcctctccctctctccccctcataacccctgtcctctccctctctccccctcataacccctgtcctctcctctctccccctcataacccctgtcctctcctctctccccctcataaccctgtcctctcctctctccctcataacccctgtcctctccctctcccctcataaccctgtcctccctctccccctcataacccctgtcctcctcctctctccccctcataacccctgtcctctcctctctccctcataacccctgtcctccctctctccctcataaccctgtcctctccctctcccctcataacccctgtcctctccctctctccccctcataacccctgtcctctccctctctccccctcataacccctgtcctctccctctctccccctcataacccctgtcctctccctctctcatcctcataacccctgtcctctcctctctcccctcataacccctgtcctctcctctctccctcataacccctgtcctctcctctcccctcataacccctgtcccctctctctccctcataacccctgtcctctcctctctcccctcataacccctgtcctctctctctccctcataacccctgtcctctccctctcccctcataacccctgtcctctcctctctcccctcataacccctgtcctctcctctctccctcataacccctgtcctctcctctctcccctcataaccctgtcctctccctctcccctcataacccctgtcctccctctctccctcataacccctgtcctctcctctctcccctcataacccctgtcctctccctctccctcataacccctgtcctctcctctctcccctcataacccctgtcctctctccccctcataactcctgtcctctccctctctccccctcataacccctgtcccctctctcctctctccccctcataacccctgtccctcctctctccctcataacccctgtcctctcctctctcccctcataacccctgtccctccctctctccctcataacccctgtcctctcctctcccctcataacccctgtcctcctctccccctcataacccctgtcctctccctctcccctcataacccctgtcctctctctctcccctcataacccctgtcctctcctctccccctcataacccctgtcctctctctccccctcataaccctgtcctctccctctctccctcataacccctgtcctcttcctctctcctcctcataacccctgtcctccctctctccctcataacccctgtcctctcctctctcccctcataacccctgtcctctctctctccctcataacccctgtccctctctccccagggaagctggtggaggagctggacaacGTGATGTTCAGCAGCAGCTTCCTGGGCAGCAGGGACCACGCCGGCATGCTGTTCTTCTCCCCCGGCCTGCAGCCCCTGGAGGGCCtggccctgccccccccccccttcatggTGGGCCTGCTGCTCCAGAGGCTGGAGGTCCCCTGGGCCAAGGTGTTCCCCCTCCGGCTGCTGCTGAGGCTGGGGGCCGAGTACAGCGGTGGGTCCCCTCCACGCCCTGATGGGacttacaaacatatatatatatattgagaacactaccttcagtcctcatgttcactaagcagagcctgaaggcatcgtgagaacaccaccttcagtcctcatgttcactaagcagagcctgaaggcatcgtgagaccactaccttcagtcctcatgttcactaagcagagcctgaaggcatcgtgagaacactaccttcagtcctcatgttcactaagcagagcctgaaggcatcgtgagaacactaccttcagtcctcatgttcactaagcagagcctgaaggcatcgtgagaacaccaccttcagtcctcatgttcactaagcagagcctgaaggcatcgtgagaccactaccttcagtcctcatgttcactaagcagagcctgaaggcatcgtgagaacactaccttcagtcctcatgttcactaagcagagcctgaaggcatcgtgagaacaccaccttcagtcctcatgttcactaagcagagcctgaaggcatcgtgagaacaccaccttcagtcctcatgttcactaagcagagcctgaaggcatcatgagaacactaccttcagtcctcatgttcactaagcagagcc
The window above is part of the Pseudoliparis swirei isolate HS2019 ecotype Mariana Trench chromosome 15, NWPU_hadal_v1, whole genome shotgun sequence genome. Proteins encoded here:
- the zfyve16 gene encoding zinc finger FYVE domain-containing protein 16 — translated: MDSFFKAAVCDLDKLLDDFELNTEEQEHRSVSLKPSVYPFSPLAAGAPPPLPDLNALHHGSAAGCPDDREVRGQPLTAVDRRPAASSAPPCPDRALKPVCDLVNDTGADGHDAFGELDMAEKQMTEEEEEEEEEDALLVDFDGPVVTGEERRDAEERSGAEERSGGGSASLSLLDVILPAAVERSAASREEAESPRTDEIEERNCEEAPAACTDQVVESLDPEAPLSKETTTTTTSANAELQVASDEEEAESSAVLKACLPIAVSMCRALVNAATTEEAEPRDEAGADSAPGAGSRLEDPAVDSPRHLALEPAAAAVDHAPRDRTEPGPVDPPEFGFEYLPESDRAELLVTDEELDAFLRAHGEAEQRGGAESLPEADGHPEGRLAAEEPRRRGGGRVEDPESDGTACSPAEGGGDPGAPPRDAGRGEADLDRSAAGNSLRRPDRPPSSYGGARPKRLQCQTARSPPAGEEDAEDEEDASPSSLTGERPNIRDLSPMCASQEPRESSFGYDELSEPPPYPGGSPADDAGPVNWRREEGEELGSRQPAWVPDAEAPNCMNCYQRFTFTKRRHHCRACGKVYCAVCCSRRCKLQYLEKEARVCVVCFDTIHRAQALERMMSPAGPSPNPNVPSEYCSTIPPLQQARAAGTLNSPPPTVMVPVSVLKHPHADGCPREQKRVWFADGILPNGEVADTAKLSVASRRGSGSPDQSPEVEVEVEVGGSSAPDGSVEVVRPPLSGPWDYALLCGVGTCVTRVPSLLPDNEGDLPPLLIATGEDEGGDLLVEESPAPCQILHLLEEGGPRPLTFVLNANLLVNVKLVTYLGRQCWCFGSSGLQALGQRELVFLLECLPEEKTLPRDLFTLYLNIYQEAQKGKLVEELDNVMFSSSFLGSRDHAGMLFFSPGLQPLEGLALPPPPFMVGLLLQRLEVPWAKVFPLRLLLRLGAEYSGGSPPRPDGTYKQNIVVLIAKSSVLRTSCVCVSFGSAPNWRLSSDGLMVQIPPDTMEALRGALREQTSIIILRLEEQRQRDWVDLSSPVNTGLLGTSCLLGTSCLLRTSCLCSQVEYQAGSGGRLLPQRYMNELDGALIPVIHGGGASVPQTAIDMEFLLYITHAI